In Gammaproteobacteria bacterium, the genomic window ATAAAACAAAGGCCTATCAATCCCTGGAGATGAGACTTCTAACACATACTCTCCAGGTATAGGATCCTCAACATCTAAAACCGCGCTGACTTGTCGACTTACCGTCGCACAATCTTCAACGTCAATTCCTTTCTGATTATCAATATAAATACGTAGTTTTTGAGAATTTCCAGCACTTAAAAGCTCGCAACCCCAAAACTCATAGCCTAAACCACTTACGACTGGCGCAACTATTTTGATTAATGCTTCTACACTACTCATTCGCCCGTCCTAAAATCTACGGCTTTAAAAAAAACCAAAG contains:
- the rimP gene encoding ribosome maturation factor RimP; translated protein: MSSVEALIKIVAPVVSGLGYEFWGCELLSAGNSQKLRIYIDNQKGIDVEDCATVSRQVSAVLDVEDPIPGEYVLEVSSPGIDRPLFYIEQYQQYIGENIKLRLKVPQAGRRNFSGRLKAVEGHRISMVLEDQEVTLECDNIGRAKLVPFE